From the Methanobacterium spitsbergense genome, one window contains:
- a CDS encoding TIGR00269 family protein translates to MKSLDPLEFNQYIVNQAREVIIDYNLIKPKDKVAVGLSGGKDSVLTLYLLADLVDELDFELVAVSVDEGISGYRGEGINVARIIASKLDVELVEGSFKKEFGYTLDEIADLYQSACIPCGVFRRYLLNKISNELGADKLATGHNLDDEIQSFLMSFSKADFRRFSKFGPKLDRIHPKLVPRIKPLWKIPEKDVGIWAVMNGIDVHFAECPYSNTSLRAKVKNYLNQLESERQGTKISILKSFSKTFNFQKKEIIVGQCKQCGEASSLNICKACEMVEDIKNRLK, encoded by the coding sequence ATGAAATCACTTGATCCATTGGAGTTCAATCAGTATATAGTGAATCAAGCTAGGGAAGTTATAATAGATTATAATTTAATCAAACCAAAAGATAAGGTTGCAGTTGGACTTTCTGGAGGGAAGGATAGTGTTTTAACATTATATCTTCTTGCAGATTTAGTTGATGAATTAGACTTTGAACTGGTAGCAGTTTCTGTTGATGAAGGAATTTCAGGATATCGGGGTGAAGGAATAAATGTTGCTAGGATTATCGCTTCAAAACTCGATGTTGAACTGGTAGAAGGATCATTCAAGAAAGAATTTGGATATACATTGGATGAAATAGCGGATCTGTATCAAAGTGCATGCATACCTTGTGGAGTGTTCCGTCGGTATCTTTTAAATAAAATTTCAAATGAATTAGGGGCGGATAAGCTTGCAACAGGACACAATCTTGATGATGAGATTCAATCTTTCTTAATGAGTTTTTCAAAGGCCGATTTCAGGAGATTCTCCAAATTTGGCCCTAAACTGGATAGGATACATCCAAAACTCGTACCTAGAATAAAACCGCTATGGAAAATTCCTGAGAAGGATGTTGGGATATGGGCGGTGATGAATGGAATAGATGTTCACTTTGCAGAGTGTCCCTATTCTAATACTTCTCTCAGAGCAAAAGTAAAGAATTATCTAAACCAGTTAGAAAGTGAAAGACAGGGAACCAAAATATCCATACTTAAGTCCTTTTCTAAAACCTTTAACTTCCAAAAAAAGGAAATAATCGTTGGACAATGCAAACAATGTGGTGAAGCGTCCTCCCTAAATATATGTAAGGCATGTGAGATGGTTGAAGATATTAAAAATCGCCTAAAATAA
- a CDS encoding MTH1187 family thiamine-binding protein, with the protein MITAELTIIPIGTHGTSLSEYIAAAVKALDSNDIKYELTGMGTLIESDNLDKIFVAINAAHEAVFDVGAERVATSIKIDERRDVNKTIKDKITSVTQKLS; encoded by the coding sequence ATGATAACTGCTGAACTTACAATTATTCCAATTGGAACCCATGGAACCAGTCTGAGTGAATATATTGCTGCTGCTGTTAAGGCTCTAGATAGTAATGACATAAAATATGAATTAACAGGTATGGGAACTTTAATTGAGTCAGACAATTTGGATAAAATATTCGTTGCCATAAATGCAGCTCATGAAGCAGTATTTGATGTCGGCGCAGAGAGGGTTGCAACAAGCATAAAAATAGATGAACGACGAGATGTAAATAAGACAATTAAAGATAAAATTACATCAGTAACTCAAAAACTCAGTTAA